In the Lentisphaerota bacterium genome, one interval contains:
- a CDS encoding glutamine synthetase type III — protein MTTKNSAMKAKADQFGENVFSLKTMRNYLSERAYKSLASTIVNGSALNAVIADEVADAMKTWALEKGATHFTHWFQPLTGITAEKHDSFFMPDREGGILAQFSGKELIQGEPDASSFPSGGLRATFEARGYTAWDPTSPAFIKDFEGGSVLCIPTIFCGYYGDALDKKTPLLRSQRALCEQLDRMAKLFGIECTTHAYATLGPEQEYFLIDLEFFKERPDLIQCGRTLFGCRPARHQQLEDHYFGNIKPRVISFMAEVDSELWRLGVPAKTRHNEVAPAQFELAPVFEEQNLAVDHNMITMMVLQEVAARHGLACLLHEKPFAGVNGSGKHNNWAVSGPDGKNWLSPGSTPHDNAKFLTMIAAIIKGVDTFAGLLRATVATAGNDHRLGANEAPPAIISIFLGEQLTDIFEQIAKGGAKSSKHAGVIELGVSTIPQLPRDATDRNRTSPMAFTGNKFEFRAVGSNQSCAGTNVALNAIVAWALDEICTELEASKAKGGDFNATLQKVLKAIVQKHKRVLFDGDGYSDAWKREAAKRGLPNLTYTPEALKELLKPDVVELFETYKILSKRELHSRYEIYAETYVKTIAMEAECALRMARTMIAPAAIEYAALLANGAKGPAVTKLNKRVQTQINALLAACDTLEAVVKGHNSAKQIAAIGAVRDASDALENIVPESLWPLPGYGEMFFLL, from the coding sequence ATGACAACCAAGAACAGTGCAATGAAGGCCAAGGCGGATCAATTCGGCGAAAACGTCTTCAGCTTGAAGACCATGCGCAACTATCTTTCGGAGCGGGCGTACAAATCCCTGGCCTCGACAATCGTGAACGGATCGGCCCTGAATGCGGTGATTGCCGATGAGGTGGCCGACGCCATGAAGACGTGGGCGCTCGAGAAAGGCGCGACGCACTTCACGCACTGGTTCCAGCCGTTGACGGGGATCACCGCCGAGAAGCATGACTCGTTCTTCATGCCCGACCGCGAGGGCGGGATATTGGCGCAGTTCTCGGGCAAGGAGCTGATCCAAGGGGAGCCGGACGCATCGAGTTTCCCGTCGGGCGGGCTGCGCGCCACCTTCGAAGCGCGCGGCTACACAGCTTGGGATCCCACCTCGCCGGCGTTCATCAAAGATTTTGAAGGCGGTTCGGTGCTCTGCATACCCACTATCTTCTGCGGCTACTATGGCGATGCGCTCGACAAGAAGACGCCCCTGCTCCGTTCGCAGCGCGCGCTGTGCGAGCAGCTCGATCGGATGGCCAAGCTCTTCGGCATCGAATGCACGACCCACGCCTACGCCACCCTCGGCCCCGAGCAGGAGTACTTCCTGATCGATCTCGAATTCTTCAAGGAGCGCCCCGATCTGATCCAGTGCGGACGCACCCTTTTCGGCTGCCGTCCGGCGCGGCATCAGCAGTTGGAAGACCATTATTTCGGCAACATCAAGCCGCGGGTCATCAGCTTCATGGCTGAGGTTGACAGCGAGCTGTGGCGTCTGGGCGTGCCCGCCAAGACCCGCCACAACGAGGTGGCACCGGCGCAATTCGAGCTTGCGCCGGTCTTCGAGGAGCAAAACTTGGCCGTGGATCACAACATGATCACCATGATGGTGCTGCAAGAGGTCGCCGCGCGGCACGGGCTGGCCTGTCTGCTTCATGAAAAGCCGTTCGCGGGCGTCAACGGCTCGGGCAAGCACAACAACTGGGCGGTCTCGGGCCCCGACGGCAAGAACTGGCTGTCCCCCGGCTCCACGCCGCATGACAATGCGAAATTCCTCACCATGATCGCCGCGATCATCAAAGGCGTCGACACCTTCGCGGGATTGTTGCGGGCGACCGTCGCCACGGCCGGCAATGACCACCGTCTCGGCGCCAACGAAGCGCCTCCCGCCATCATCTCGATCTTCCTCGGCGAGCAGCTCACCGATATTTTCGAGCAGATCGCGAAGGGTGGCGCCAAGTCGTCGAAGCACGCGGGCGTGATCGAGCTGGGCGTCTCAACGATTCCGCAGCTCCCCCGCGACGCGACGGATCGCAACCGCACCTCGCCCATGGCCTTCACCGGCAACAAGTTTGAATTTCGCGCGGTTGGCTCGAACCAGAGCTGCGCCGGAACCAACGTCGCCTTGAACGCCATCGTGGCCTGGGCGCTGGACGAGATCTGCACCGAGCTGGAGGCCTCGAAGGCCAAGGGCGGCGACTTCAACGCCACCCTGCAGAAGGTGTTGAAGGCCATCGTCCAGAAGCACAAGCGGGTGCTGTTTGACGGTGACGGTTACAGCGACGCCTGGAAGCGGGAGGCGGCCAAACGCGGACTGCCCAATCTCACCTACACCCCGGAGGCGCTCAAGGAGCTGCTCAAACCGGACGTTGTCGAGCTGTTCGAGACGTACAAGATTCTCTCCAAGCGTGAACTCCACTCCCGCTACGAGATCTATGCCGAGACGTACGTCAAGACCATCGCCATGGAGGCCGAGTGCGCCCTGCGGATGGCCCGGACGATGATCGCCCCCGCAGCTATCGAATATGCCGCTCTGCTCGCAAACGGCGCCAAGGGGCCTGCCGTCACCAAGCTGAACAAGCGGGTCCAGACGCAAATAAACGCCCTGCTCGCCGCCTGTGACACGCTGGAGGCAGTGGTCAAGGGCCACAATTCCGCCAAGCAGATCGCCGCCATCGGGGCTGTCCGCGATGCGTCAGACGCATTGGAAAACATCGTCCCCGAATCGCTCTGGCCGCTCCCCGGCTACGGCGAGATGTTCTTCCTGCTGTGA
- a CDS encoding biopolymer transporter ExbD: MNFRKRVAAELPQFQITPMIDVVFLLLCFFVTTAVFSQWEYEVDIVLPTSTSGKLPDRLPGEVIVNVNRAGAITVNSNVLTPDDLINRLARLARLFPGQPIVIRADRETDYQHVMTVVDACRQTDIWNISFATGEADAKP; this comes from the coding sequence ATGAACTTTCGCAAACGCGTGGCGGCTGAACTGCCGCAGTTTCAGATTACGCCCATGATCGACGTGGTGTTCCTGCTCCTATGCTTCTTTGTCACGACTGCGGTCTTCTCGCAATGGGAATACGAGGTTGACATCGTGCTTCCAACCAGCACGAGCGGTAAGCTTCCCGACCGGCTCCCCGGCGAGGTGATCGTGAACGTGAACCGTGCCGGCGCCATCACGGTCAACAGCAACGTGCTGACGCCCGATGATCTGATCAACCGGCTGGCGCGGCTGGCGCGGCTGTTTCCGGGCCAGCCGATCGTCATCCGGGCCGACCGCGAGACCGACTATCAGCATGTGATGACCGTGGTCGACGCCTGCCGGCAGACGGACATCTGGAATATCTCGTTCGCGACCGGAGAGGCCGATGCGAAGCCGTGA
- a CDS encoding MotA/TolQ/ExbB proton channel family protein: MTRTILLGVCATLLMLTARPCARAQTAEGPASGAFADAAGSVGGLGPVLMPVPQSGMSIRDAWRCGGWIMWVLAGGSVIGLALILYLFGTLRTSQMAPPSLLSELLMHVKSGDLATARRACEVRSSPLARIALAAFDHLRNTTASEPALLRADVEAEGVRQAEAIQGETQLLLDLSVIAPMLGLLGTVMGMLKAFGSVATDVASAKPVVLAAGISQAIVTTIFGLLVAIPAMVAYAYFRRRASRQIAALEAASTALVTAVASRFER, encoded by the coding sequence ATGACACGAACGATCCTGTTAGGCGTCTGCGCCACCCTGCTGATGCTGACCGCACGCCCGTGCGCGCGCGCCCAGACGGCCGAAGGGCCAGCCAGCGGCGCGTTCGCCGATGCCGCCGGCAGCGTTGGGGGGCTGGGCCCCGTGTTGATGCCAGTGCCGCAGAGCGGCATGTCGATCCGCGATGCCTGGCGGTGCGGTGGCTGGATTATGTGGGTGCTGGCGGGCGGCTCGGTGATCGGACTCGCCCTGATCCTGTATCTGTTCGGGACGCTGCGAACCAGCCAGATGGCGCCGCCAAGCCTCTTGAGCGAACTGCTCATGCACGTCAAGTCCGGCGACCTGGCGACGGCGCGCCGCGCCTGTGAGGTCCGTTCCAGCCCGCTGGCGCGCATCGCGCTGGCGGCCTTTGACCACCTGCGCAACACGACCGCTTCGGAACCGGCGCTCCTGCGCGCCGACGTGGAAGCGGAAGGCGTCCGACAAGCCGAGGCCATCCAGGGCGAGACTCAATTGCTGCTTGATCTGTCGGTTATCGCGCCGATGCTCGGGCTGCTCGGCACGGTGATGGGCATGCTCAAGGCCTTCGGATCGGTTGCCACCGATGTGGCCAGCGCCAAACCGGTGGTCCTCGCCGCGGGCATTTCACAGGCCATCGTGACCACGATTTTCGGCCTCCTCGTGGCCATTCCCGCCATGGTGGCCTACGCCTATTTTCGCCGGCGCGCATCCCGTCAGATCGCCGCCCTCGAGGCGGCATCAACAGCTCTGGTGACCGCTGTGGCAAGCAGGTTTGAGCGATGA
- a CDS encoding VWA domain-containing protein: protein MNSPQGFVHRRPCRDSHWVLALATLLLSAFLHLLFLSFIADMRLDASDLVERVRAKREAPPPLSPPLHVERLPHDPFRSSSVERPDPSIHAPDTPLEKPPQPELVSPLRPADRGQAADTVPASVYRDAIATREPMIPRQEVIAVLQKRIDDRLAAMKRREVSLIERRPEAPDFAPAVDAAHRRFEGGTGLRPTTVPFGFGGIEAGRPPPGSDAPHPSRPKRLANETEEDAAALLSERLAEPPGKARHFVALDDRFAIEFHTYRNPQEGGRIYFRVAIQPRADTPMPVLPKDLLLVQDSSASLAEERLYFSRLALADALTQLGPADRFNVLAFSDQSTLCFPEWAPANETNRETARTFIGALRSTGETDLFGSLRRVLDLPRDPERPMVVVLVTDGRPTAGTLASTEIIGTFTKLNDGARSLFGFGTHARANTYLLDLLTYCNRGETRLNRASRWTLHKEITNFVASVRQPVMHDIRFAFDSASGSEVYPKQTTNLYADRPLELYGTCGGDVPKLTLQLRGRAGGRDYDAVIRLDVTRDAQAGDAVLRARWAWQRMYHIVGLYARDPKPLYRRAMERLNEDYDIPIPYGTEMGR from the coding sequence ATGAATAGTCCCCAGGGCTTCGTCCATCGGCGTCCCTGCCGCGACAGCCACTGGGTTCTCGCGCTGGCCACCCTGCTCCTCTCCGCTTTCCTCCACCTCCTGTTCCTTTCCTTCATCGCGGATATGCGCCTGGACGCCTCGGATCTGGTGGAACGGGTGCGGGCCAAACGAGAGGCGCCTCCTCCGCTGTCGCCGCCCTTGCATGTCGAGCGCCTGCCACACGACCCGTTCCGATCCTCCTCTGTCGAACGGCCAGATCCGTCGATTCACGCGCCGGACACCCCGCTGGAGAAACCGCCGCAGCCGGAACTGGTCTCGCCGTTGAGGCCCGCAGACAGGGGACAGGCGGCCGACACGGTGCCGGCGTCCGTCTACCGCGACGCGATTGCGACACGGGAACCGATGATTCCCCGGCAGGAGGTCATCGCCGTCTTGCAAAAACGGATCGACGACCGGCTCGCGGCCATGAAACGGCGCGAGGTGTCGCTCATCGAACGGCGTCCTGAAGCACCGGACTTTGCGCCTGCCGTGGATGCTGCACACCGCCGATTTGAAGGCGGCACGGGTCTCCGCCCCACCACTGTCCCCTTCGGCTTCGGCGGGATCGAGGCCGGCCGTCCACCACCCGGGTCGGATGCGCCACACCCCTCGCGTCCGAAACGCCTCGCGAACGAGACGGAGGAGGACGCTGCTGCCCTCCTGAGCGAACGGCTCGCCGAACCGCCCGGAAAAGCGCGGCACTTTGTCGCGCTGGATGACCGATTCGCCATTGAATTTCACACCTATCGCAACCCGCAAGAGGGTGGCCGCATCTACTTCCGCGTCGCCATCCAGCCGCGTGCCGACACGCCGATGCCGGTGCTCCCCAAAGACCTGCTCCTGGTCCAGGATAGCTCGGCCAGCCTGGCCGAAGAGCGTCTCTACTTCAGCCGTCTGGCGCTGGCCGATGCGCTCACCCAGCTCGGACCCGCTGATCGCTTCAACGTGCTCGCGTTCAGCGACCAGAGCACGCTGTGCTTCCCCGAGTGGGCGCCCGCGAATGAGACGAACCGGGAGACCGCGCGCACGTTCATCGGCGCCTTGCGATCAACGGGCGAAACCGACCTCTTCGGGTCCCTGCGTCGGGTGCTCGATCTTCCGCGTGATCCGGAGCGCCCGATGGTGGTGGTGCTGGTGACGGACGGACGGCCGACGGCCGGCACGCTGGCGAGCACGGAGATCATCGGCACCTTCACCAAGCTCAACGACGGCGCGCGCTCGCTCTTCGGCTTCGGCACCCATGCGCGGGCCAACACCTACCTGCTCGACCTGCTCACCTACTGCAACCGCGGCGAGACGCGGCTCAACCGCGCCAGCCGCTGGACGCTCCACAAGGAGATCACCAACTTTGTGGCGAGCGTGAGGCAACCGGTGATGCACGACATCCGCTTTGCGTTTGACTCGGCCTCTGGCAGTGAAGTTTATCCCAAGCAGACGACCAACCTCTACGCCGACCGGCCTCTGGAACTGTACGGCACGTGCGGCGGCGATGTGCCGAAACTGACGTTGCAATTGCGCGGGCGGGCGGGCGGGCGCGATTACGACGCGGTCATCCGGCTCGATGTGACGCGTGACGCGCAGGCCGGCGATGCCGTGTTGCGCGCGCGCTGGGCGTGGCAGCGGATGTATCACATCGTCGGCCTTTATGCCCGCGATCCCAAGCCGCTTTACCGGAGGGCCATGGAGCGCCTGAATGAAGACTATGACATCCCGATCCCCTATGGGACCGAGATGGGGAGATGA
- the argH gene encoding argininosuccinate lyase, which translates to MSKATSRPPDAAAERTRKTIVGAVHPDVLRFTVGKDPVLDLDLVEWDCIGTAAHVRTLEAMPVTPAIISRQDREAVVGELVRVMRTAREGRFAITEADQDVHLAVERRLTETLGDLGRRVHTGRSRNDQVAVDIRLHGREQLLGLIVETAELADGLLRFARKHERLPMVGRTHLQPAMPSTVGLWASAYAEALLDDLVTVEAAYTYNDRCPLGSAAGYGVPLPLDRALTARLLGFSAAHHNVFYASNARGKCEAITLGALTQVMLTLSRLAEDLILFSMPEFGYFILPAELCTGSSIMPQKYNPDVLELIRAKAARLLGHSTAACAVIKALPGGYNRDLQETKELYLDGMATTRATVRILSVMARSLTVREQRLREAFSPGVFATDRALELVANGMPFRDAYHHVRAHLDELRTADADAAVAAKTHLGGTAGLDFAWLAGRVRATRAAAIKRRKASHAALARVLGVGYPGLA; encoded by the coding sequence ATGAGCAAAGCCACGAGCAGGCCCCCAGATGCGGCCGCAGAACGAACCCGAAAAACGATTGTCGGCGCCGTCCACCCCGATGTGCTCCGTTTCACGGTCGGCAAAGATCCGGTGCTCGACCTCGATCTGGTCGAGTGGGACTGCATCGGAACGGCCGCGCATGTGCGGACACTCGAGGCGATGCCGGTCACGCCCGCCATCATCTCCCGCCAAGACCGGGAGGCCGTGGTGGGCGAATTGGTTCGCGTGATGCGCACGGCCCGCGAGGGACGGTTTGCCATCACCGAAGCCGATCAGGACGTCCACCTGGCGGTCGAGCGCCGCCTCACCGAAACCCTCGGCGATCTGGGGCGGCGCGTGCATACGGGGCGCAGCCGCAACGATCAGGTGGCCGTGGACATCCGGCTGCACGGCCGTGAGCAGCTTCTGGGGCTGATCGTGGAAACGGCCGAACTGGCCGACGGCCTGTTACGGTTCGCGCGCAAACACGAGCGGCTGCCGATGGTGGGACGCACCCACCTGCAACCGGCCATGCCCAGCACGGTCGGGCTGTGGGCGTCGGCCTATGCCGAGGCGCTGCTGGACGATCTGGTCACGGTCGAGGCCGCCTATACCTACAACGACCGATGTCCGCTCGGCTCTGCGGCGGGCTATGGCGTGCCGCTGCCGCTTGACCGCGCGCTGACGGCGAGGCTCCTCGGATTCTCCGCTGCGCACCACAACGTCTTCTACGCCAGCAATGCGCGGGGCAAGTGCGAGGCGATCACGCTGGGCGCGCTCACGCAGGTCATGCTGACCCTGTCGCGGCTGGCTGAAGACCTGATCCTCTTTTCCATGCCCGAATTCGGCTACTTCATCCTGCCAGCCGAACTGTGTACCGGCAGCAGCATCATGCCGCAAAAGTACAATCCCGACGTGCTCGAACTGATCCGAGCCAAAGCGGCGCGCCTCCTCGGTCACAGCACGGCCGCCTGCGCCGTGATCAAGGCGCTCCCTGGCGGCTATAACCGCGATCTCCAGGAGACCAAGGAGCTCTATCTCGACGGCATGGCGACAACCCGCGCAACGGTGCGCATCCTCTCGGTCATGGCCCGTTCGCTCACCGTGCGGGAACAGCGGCTGCGTGAGGCGTTCTCGCCGGGCGTGTTTGCCACCGACCGGGCGCTCGAACTCGTGGCGAACGGAATGCCCTTCCGCGACGCCTACCACCACGTCCGCGCTCACCTCGATGAGCTGCGGACCGCCGACGCCGATGCGGCCGTGGCCGCCAAAACACATCTCGGCGGAACCGCCGGCCTGGATTTCGCGTGGCTGGCCGGTCGCGTCCGTGCAACCCGCGCTGCCGCGATCAAGCGCCGGAAGGCGTCACACGCAGCCCTCGCACGTGTGCTCGGCGTCGGCTATCCCGGTTTGGCCTGA
- a CDS encoding ABC transporter ATP-binding protein → MTIMLAVSDLKVCYGAVEAVRGVSWRVAAGETLGIVGSSGCGKSTTVRAVVGLVRPSAGEIIFDGCPCHAMTAAKRRTFRRRVQMVFQDAPGSLNPRMTVRAILTEALTVHRMVTGRAGIEARCRELLEQTGLSDAALAQYPRELSGGQCQRVSLARALAVEPQVLLADEPVSALDVSVQARIINLLRDVQRRLGLALVLIAHDLAVVRNVCDRVCVMSDGLIIEEGSAAAVIGNPQHEQTRMLIAAVPRIGIMK, encoded by the coding sequence ATGACCATCATGCTGGCGGTGTCTGATCTGAAAGTCTGTTACGGCGCCGTCGAAGCGGTTCGTGGGGTCTCTTGGCGCGTGGCCGCAGGCGAGACGCTGGGCATTGTCGGATCGAGCGGGTGCGGCAAATCCACGACCGTGCGGGCGGTGGTCGGACTGGTGCGGCCCTCGGCGGGGGAGATCATCTTTGACGGCTGTCCCTGCCACGCCATGACTGCGGCCAAACGGCGGACGTTCCGGCGACGGGTACAGATGGTGTTCCAGGACGCCCCCGGCTCGCTGAATCCGAGGATGACGGTACGCGCGATCCTGACGGAAGCGTTGACCGTACACAGGATGGTGACCGGCCGCGCCGGGATTGAAGCCCGGTGCCGTGAGCTGCTGGAACAGACCGGGCTCTCCGACGCCGCGCTCGCCCAATATCCCCGCGAGCTGAGCGGTGGACAGTGCCAACGGGTCAGTCTGGCGCGCGCACTCGCCGTGGAACCGCAGGTGCTGCTGGCCGACGAGCCGGTCTCCGCCCTCGATGTGTCGGTTCAGGCCCGAATCATCAACCTGCTGCGCGATGTACAGCGACGCCTCGGCCTGGCTCTGGTGCTGATCGCCCACGACCTCGCGGTGGTCCGCAATGTGTGCGACCGCGTGTGCGTCATGTCCGACGGTCTGATCATCGAAGAGGGATCGGCCGCCGCCGTGATCGGCAATCCACAGCACGAGCAGACCCGAATGCTGATCGCAGCCGTGCCGAGAATTGGCATCATGAAGTAG
- a CDS encoding tetratricopeptide repeat protein, giving the protein MRSRETMPRRHRRIMRLALCAAALCACGLADAADEVIGATDRRLLADALFTRGMHEQAMQEYAALAAIPALEERDVVLFRLGESCRRLNRNADAEHAYARLVKEFPKTAFRAPAQIQRALLAAGETRFTDAAALLTPFVEDAAVPADLAPVVLQTLADILERGGDAAGALARYDQIRTRFPDSEFAAPAAIRQAYALAQSAKPADLARAIELYREAAARAQTPRVAAEALFQLGQSLASANPPKAAAAFAELRENHPEDLRTRDAAQTAAWACHDAAQFEAALAWIPADGGLPDERESFQYIRANGARQLGRLDDAIEAYQAFVRDYPKSPRLQRVRYETLLTLARAGRHADVLAAATGFDPGTEWAADVLWLQAESAAALRKNDLSVAFYTKVTESHPKHALAGDAWIRMGWLHHDHQAWRQAATAFTQAVTRYPAHPQAAQTLYAAGVCLSRAGESEDALARWRKLLVNYPSYDSPDEVCFQIAMELLRLKRDADALPALDRLITRHAASQRAGEALYWRGVLRQRQSDGADGAIADFRAAIKTGLPDERLRDARLALGALLLQRQGAEEAATVFQPLLDASTRDALPPDHLAWLAEFHYSRGAFAEAELAARTLAGGNHGLPWTQTGWALLGRALRAQKRAPDAIDAYTRAAAVTADTPHLPETLLRLGELLVDAGRLDEADTRLREAVAKTSAPEWQGLRAHAYAGLGRCAEARDQKELALRYYLSIALLYDDPVLVPAALDKAASLHAALGHPAESEATGRELLERYPESAQANVWKARRSANPEKGKDHP; this is encoded by the coding sequence ATGCGAAGCCGTGAAACTATGCCCCGCCGCCATCGCCGCATCATGCGCCTCGCCCTGTGCGCAGCCGCACTCTGCGCCTGCGGTCTCGCGGACGCGGCCGACGAGGTGATCGGCGCGACCGATCGCCGATTGCTGGCCGATGCCCTTTTTACGCGTGGCATGCACGAACAGGCCATGCAGGAGTATGCCGCGCTCGCGGCCATCCCCGCCCTGGAGGAGCGCGATGTCGTGCTCTTCCGCTTGGGCGAGAGCTGCCGTCGGCTCAACCGAAACGCCGACGCTGAACACGCCTACGCCCGGCTGGTGAAAGAATTTCCGAAGACCGCTTTTCGAGCGCCGGCCCAAATCCAGCGGGCCTTGCTGGCAGCCGGGGAGACGCGGTTCACGGACGCAGCGGCGCTGCTCACCCCGTTTGTTGAGGATGCGGCGGTGCCCGCAGACCTCGCGCCGGTGGTCCTCCAGACCCTCGCCGACATTCTGGAACGCGGCGGTGACGCAGCGGGCGCGCTGGCCCGCTACGACCAGATCCGAACCCGCTTTCCCGACAGCGAATTCGCCGCGCCGGCGGCCATCCGCCAGGCGTATGCCTTGGCGCAGTCGGCGAAGCCAGCGGACCTGGCGCGCGCGATCGAACTCTACCGCGAAGCCGCCGCTCGCGCGCAGACGCCGCGTGTCGCAGCGGAGGCGCTGTTTCAGCTCGGCCAGTCGCTGGCGTCCGCAAATCCGCCCAAAGCCGCCGCCGCCTTTGCCGAACTCCGCGAGAATCACCCCGAGGACCTGCGGACGCGGGACGCTGCCCAAACTGCCGCCTGGGCATGTCATGACGCCGCTCAGTTTGAGGCTGCTCTGGCGTGGATCCCGGCCGACGGCGGCCTCCCCGACGAACGTGAGTCGTTCCAGTACATCCGCGCGAATGGCGCGCGACAACTGGGGCGCCTCGATGACGCAATTGAAGCCTACCAGGCGTTCGTCCGCGATTATCCCAAAAGCCCACGCCTGCAGCGGGTCCGTTACGAAACGCTCCTGACGCTCGCCCGCGCCGGCCGCCACGCTGATGTGCTGGCCGCAGCCACTGGGTTTGATCCCGGCACCGAGTGGGCGGCAGATGTCTTGTGGCTCCAGGCGGAGTCTGCCGCCGCGCTGAGAAAAAACGATCTGTCTGTGGCGTTCTACACGAAAGTGACCGAATCTCATCCGAAGCACGCGTTGGCGGGCGATGCCTGGATCCGCATGGGCTGGCTACACCACGATCATCAGGCGTGGCGTCAGGCGGCCACAGCCTTCACGCAGGCCGTCACCCGCTATCCGGCACACCCGCAGGCGGCTCAAACCCTCTACGCAGCCGGGGTCTGTCTCTCGCGCGCTGGCGAGTCCGAGGACGCACTGGCTCGCTGGCGGAAACTTCTGGTCAACTATCCGTCCTATGACAGCCCCGATGAGGTGTGCTTTCAAATCGCGATGGAGCTGCTGCGGTTGAAACGCGATGCCGATGCCCTCCCCGCGCTTGACCGTCTGATCACCCGGCATGCGGCGTCCCAGCGTGCCGGCGAGGCGCTTTACTGGCGCGGCGTGTTGCGACAGCGGCAGTCCGACGGCGCTGACGGCGCCATCGCCGACTTCCGGGCGGCGATCAAGACCGGTCTGCCGGACGAGCGACTGCGAGATGCGCGGCTGGCGCTCGGCGCGCTGCTGCTGCAGCGCCAAGGCGCCGAGGAGGCCGCGACCGTCTTTCAGCCCCTCCTGGACGCATCGACACGCGACGCGCTGCCGCCCGACCACCTCGCTTGGCTGGCCGAGTTCCATTATTCACGCGGCGCGTTCGCCGAGGCGGAGCTCGCCGCGCGGACACTGGCGGGGGGAAACCACGGCCTTCCTTGGACGCAGACGGGATGGGCGCTGCTGGGCCGGGCGTTGCGGGCCCAGAAACGCGCGCCAGACGCCATCGATGCCTACACGCGCGCGGCGGCGGTAACCGCCGACACCCCTCATCTGCCCGAAACCCTGCTGCGCCTCGGCGAGCTGCTCGTCGATGCCGGGCGGTTGGATGAGGCCGACACGCGCTTGCGCGAGGCGGTGGCCAAGACGTCCGCCCCGGAATGGCAGGGGCTGCGGGCCCATGCGTATGCCGGTCTCGGACGCTGCGCCGAAGCCCGCGATCAAAAAGAGCTGGCGCTCCGTTATTACCTGAGTATCGCCCTGCTCTATGATGATCCCGTCCTGGTTCCTGCGGCGCTGGATAAGGCCGCTAGCCTGCACGCCGCCCTCGGCCACCCCGCCGAGAGCGAGGCGACCGGCCGTGAATTGCTCGAACGCTATCCCGAAAGTGCGCAAGCCAACGTCTGGAAGGCGCGACGGTCCGCGAACCCGGAGAAAGGAAAGGACCATCCATGA